One Littorina saxatilis isolate snail1 linkage group LG1, US_GU_Lsax_2.0, whole genome shotgun sequence genomic window carries:
- the LOC138971758 gene encoding uncharacterized protein: MRYVGVLMGVGILACWLGVLEGQGKFSWMWYDHFDEIDDHMRTVNADNCQSKSREELVLRADTVSQLPVYNQQLDRIWYPNRTALIHLHHMALNRAFFYSYILQKMNDSQSFYIQPNWLYMYMSAAADVNANPYGINGSAFYFDKDCHYPNWYETVPFNNTLPLFGPKAWRHDDYQDQDNYLREPTRQAVMVADLGAGRGMNYTHSQFKMNPWYTKWLPDLRGDLDSLMKFTYNIGIKYSNVTGKFINDDFVASPFFGPSSPSALTKDERMLPVMFTQPYFDCGRSNKWIVSAVSPVVDYMPRYSNWTHLRRQR, encoded by the exons ATGCGGTATGTAGGCGTGCTGATGGGTGTGGGCATCCTGGCGTGCTGGCTGGGCGTGCTGGAAGGCCAGGGAAAGTTCTCATGGATGTGGTACGACCACTTCGACGAGATCGACGACCACATGCGCACCGTCAACGCCGACAACTGCCAGTCCAAGTCGCGCGAGGAGCTGGTGCTGCGCGCCGACACGGTGTCGCAACTTCCGGTGTACAACCAGCAGTTGGACCGAATCTGGTACCCCAACCGCACCGCGCTCATCCACCTGCACCACATGGCGCTCAACCGGGCCTTCTTCTACTCCTACATCCTGCAGAAGATGAACGACTCGCAGTCCTTCTACATCCAGCCCAACTGGCTCTACATGTACATGTCGGCCGCTGCTGATGTCAACGCCAACCCTTACGGCATCAACGGCAGCGCCTTCTACTTCGACAAGGACTGCCACTACCCAAACTG GTACGAGACTGTCCCGTTCAACAACACACTCCCGCTGTTCGGGCCCAAGGCGTGGCGTCACGACGACTACCAGGACCAGGACAACTACCTGAGGGAACCCACGCGCCAGGCGGTGATGGTAGCGGACCTGGGGGCCGGTCGAGGCATGAACTACACGCACTCGCAGTTCAAGATGAACCCCTGGTACACCAAGTGGCTCCCAGACCTCCGCGGAGACCTCGACTCGCTCATGAAGTTCACCTACAACATCGGCATCAAGTACAGCAACGTGACGGGAAA GTTCATTAACGACGATTTTGTGGCCTCCCCGTTCTTCGGGCCATCGTCGCCGTCAGCCCTGACAAAGGACGAGCGGATGCTGCCCGTGATGTTTACACAGCCGTACTTCGACTGCGGGAGGTCCAACAAGTGGATCGTGTCAGCCGTGTCCCCCGTGGTAGACTACATGCCGCGTTACTCCAACTGGACTCATCTCAGGAGACAGAGGTAG